In the genome of Rhodoferax sp. BAB1, one region contains:
- a CDS encoding NADP-dependent malic enzyme, whose translation MSSTPSSNDKREQLRRAALEYHEFPTPGKIAIAPTKQLINQHDLALAYTPGVAAPCEEIVKDPAAAYKYTSRGNLVGVITNGTAVLGLGDIGPLASKPVMEGKGVLFKKFAGIDVFDIEIDEKTDLDKLVDIIAALEPTFGGINLEDIKAPDCFYVERKLRERMKIPVFHDDQHGTAITVAAGLLNGMKVAGKDIKEVKLVTSGAGAAALACLGLLLKMGMPRKNIWVTDLAGVVYEGRTELMDDDKRQFAQKTDARKLADVIAGADIFLGLSAGGVLKADMVKKMAARPIIFALANPNPEIDPAEAKAARDDVIMATGRTDYPNQINNVLCFPYIFRGALDARASTITDEMEVAAVRAMAELAQAEQSEVVAAAYAGEQLSFGPDYLIPKPFDPRLMIMIAPAVAQAAMDSGVARNPITDMEAYRERLQAFVYASGTTMKPIFMAAKKATKKRVAYAEGEEERILRAAQIVVDEGLARPTLIGRPAIIAQRVEKFGLRLKEGQDYDVVNVEHDERYRDFWQTYHRMTERKGVTAPIAKIEMRRRLTLIGAMMLHKGYVDGLICGTWGTNSMHLQYIDQVIGKRPGVNTYACMNGLILPDRQIFVVDTHVNYDPTAEQLAEITIMAAEEMMRFGLHPKAALLSHSNFGSSNQPSAIKMRQTLDLLRVQAPWLEVDGEMHGDVALDAAARAVLMPNSSLSGSANLLVMPNLDAANIAYNLLKTAAGGNIAIGPVLLGEAKPVNILTASTTVRRIVNMTALTVADANIR comes from the coding sequence GTCCAGCACACCGTCGTCCAACGACAAACGCGAACAACTGCGTCGCGCCGCCCTCGAGTACCACGAGTTTCCCACCCCCGGCAAGATCGCCATCGCGCCCACCAAGCAGCTGATCAACCAGCACGATCTGGCATTGGCCTACACCCCCGGTGTCGCTGCGCCGTGCGAGGAAATCGTCAAGGATCCGGCCGCGGCCTACAAGTACACCAGCCGCGGCAACCTGGTCGGCGTGATCACCAACGGCACGGCCGTGCTGGGCCTGGGTGACATCGGCCCGCTGGCCTCCAAGCCGGTGATGGAAGGCAAGGGCGTGCTGTTCAAAAAATTCGCCGGCATCGACGTCTTCGACATCGAGATCGACGAGAAGACGGACCTGGACAAGCTGGTCGACATCATCGCTGCGCTGGAGCCCACCTTCGGCGGCATCAACCTGGAAGACATCAAGGCCCCGGACTGTTTCTACGTCGAACGCAAGCTGCGCGAACGCATGAAGATCCCGGTCTTCCACGACGACCAGCATGGCACCGCCATCACGGTGGCAGCCGGCCTGCTCAACGGCATGAAGGTCGCCGGCAAGGACATCAAGGAGGTCAAGCTCGTCACCTCGGGCGCCGGCGCCGCCGCGCTGGCCTGCCTGGGCCTGCTGCTCAAGATGGGCATGCCGCGCAAGAACATCTGGGTGACCGACCTGGCCGGTGTGGTCTACGAAGGCCGCACCGAGCTGATGGACGACGACAAGCGCCAATTTGCGCAGAAAACCGACGCGCGCAAGCTGGCCGACGTCATCGCCGGCGCGGACATCTTCCTGGGCCTGTCCGCCGGCGGCGTGCTCAAGGCCGACATGGTCAAGAAGATGGCGGCCCGGCCCATCATCTTCGCCCTGGCCAACCCGAATCCGGAAATCGATCCCGCAGAAGCCAAGGCCGCGCGCGACGACGTCATCATGGCCACGGGTCGCACGGACTACCCGAACCAGATCAACAACGTCCTGTGCTTCCCCTACATCTTCCGTGGTGCGCTGGATGCGCGAGCCTCGACCATCACCGACGAGATGGAAGTCGCCGCCGTGCGCGCCATGGCCGAACTGGCCCAGGCCGAGCAGAGCGAGGTGGTGGCCGCGGCCTACGCTGGCGAGCAGCTGTCCTTCGGCCCGGACTACCTGATCCCCAAGCCCTTCGACCCGCGCCTGATGATCATGATCGCGCCGGCCGTGGCCCAGGCGGCCATGGACAGCGGCGTGGCGCGCAACCCCATCACCGACATGGAGGCCTACCGCGAGCGCCTGCAGGCCTTCGTCTACGCCTCGGGCACCACCATGAAGCCCATCTTCATGGCCGCCAAGAAGGCGACCAAGAAGCGCGTGGCCTACGCCGAGGGTGAAGAGGAACGCATCCTGCGCGCCGCCCAGATCGTGGTCGACGAGGGCCTGGCCCGCCCGACCCTGATCGGACGCCCGGCCATCATCGCCCAGCGGGTCGAGAAGTTCGGTCTGCGCCTGAAGGAGGGCCAGGACTACGACGTGGTCAACGTCGAGCACGACGAGCGTTATCGCGATTTCTGGCAGACCTACCACCGCATGACCGAGCGCAAGGGCGTGACGGCGCCGATCGCCAAGATCGAGATGCGCCGGCGCCTGACACTGATCGGCGCCATGATGCTGCACAAGGGTTATGTGGACGGTCTGATCTGCGGCACCTGGGGCACCAATTCGATGCACCTGCAGTACATCGACCAGGTTATCGGCAAACGCCCGGGTGTGAACACCTATGCCTGCATGAACGGCCTGATCCTGCCGGACCGCCAGATCTTTGTGGTGGACACCCACGTCAATTACGACCCGACGGCCGAACAGCTGGCCGAGATCACCATCATGGCCGCCGAGGAAATGATGCGTTTCGGCCTGCACCCCAAGGCGGCATTGCTGAGCCATTCGAATTTCGGCAGCAGCAACCAGCCCAGCGCCATCAAGATGCGCCAGACCCTGGATCTGCTGCGCGTGCAGGCCCCCTGGCTGGAAGTGGACGGCGAGATGCATGGCGATGTGGCCCTGGACGCTGCCGCCCGCGCCGTGCTGATGCCCAACAGCAGCCTGAGCGGCTCGGCCAACCTGCTGGTCATGCCCAACCTCGACGCTGCCAACATCGCCTACAACCTGCTGAAGACGGCCGCCGGCGGCAACATCGCCATCGGCCCGGTGCTGCTGGGCGAGGCCAAGCCGGTCAACATCCTGACCGCCAGCACCACGGTGCGCCGCATCGTCAACATGACCGCCCTTACCGTGGCGGATGCCAATATCCGCTAG